TGGGCGGCGTGACGATGGGTACCACGAGATCTGCTCGATCGTGGTGCTGACCGAGCTGTGCGATACCATCATCCTGGAACGCCGCACGAGCGGGATTACGATCCGGGCCAGAGATCCCAAAGTTCCGCCCGGGCCTGATAATCTGTGTTATCGGGCGGCCGATCTGCTGCTGCGATACAGTGGTGTACACGGCGGGGTGAGCATTCGGATCGAGAAGCATATCCCTATTGCCGGAGGGATGGGAGGGGGATCGAGTAACGCCGCGGCGACCCTGTGGGGGCTGAACCTGTTGTACGACCTCGGGTGGCCTCGCGAGGAGTTGACATGCCTCGGGTCTGAGTTGGGTTCCGATGTCCCCCTTTTTTTTTGTCGGGGGGCTGCCTTTGTACGGGGGCGAGGGGAGCGGGTAGAAGAGCTGGTTGCGCTGACGCCACGATGGCTCGTGATTGCCAATCCCGGAATGGAAATCTCTACGGCGTCAGTCTACCGTCGGCTGCGATTACCGTTGACATCCGAGGAAGCCGGGTTTATAATGCGAGATTTGGTTGAGTCCGGCCAGGAAGAGGCTGCGCTTTCGCACTGCTTCAACCGGCTGGAAGATGTGGTGCTCGAGGCCTATCCGCCAGTCGCTAACCTCAAACAACGGTTATTGCTGTTGGGCGCAAGCCCGGTCTTGGTCAGCGGGAGCGGGCCAACTGTCTTTGGCATTATGCGAGAGGCCGAGATGGCCAAGCGGGTCGCGTCGAGTTTAGTCGAGAACGGAATTGCTGCGGTTGCCTGCCGCACCTTGGAGAGGAACCCTCTGTTCGCGTCGGAGCAGTAGGGGCGAGATTCGTTACGCCTCTACTTGGGGGGTCGGATAAGGGTAATCCGGCAGACTTTGGATCTGCACATCGAGGTTCGAGTCCTCGCCCCCCAGCCAGCAGGTGGCGGGCCGTCATCGAGTGTAGAGGGGGAGGAGGAACTATGCGCTATTCGGAGAACGTCTGATGGCTGATCGGTTAATCCTTTTCTCTGGTAATGCCAATCCGGCCTTGTCGCA
The Candidatus Methylomirabilota bacterium DNA segment above includes these coding regions:
- the ispE gene encoding 4-(cytidine 5'-diphospho)-2-C-methyl-D-erythritol kinase, producing MKQVTLASPSKVNLFLEVLGRRDDGYHEICSIVVLTELCDTIILERRTSGITIRARDPKVPPGPDNLCYRAADLLLRYSGVHGGVSIRIEKHIPIAGGMGGGSSNAAATLWGLNLLYDLGWPREELTCLGSELGSDVPLFFCRGAAFVRGRGERVEELVALTPRWLVIANPGMEISTASVYRRLRLPLTSEEAGFIMRDLVESGQEEAALSHCFNRLEDVVLEAYPPVANLKQRLLLLGASPVLVSGSGPTVFGIMREAEMAKRVASSLVENGIAAVACRTLERNPLFASEQ